The Phyllopteryx taeniolatus isolate TA_2022b chromosome 17, UOR_Ptae_1.2, whole genome shotgun sequence genome window below encodes:
- the LOC133467600 gene encoding T-box transcription factor TBX2b-like isoform X2 → MAYYPFQAQRAAALPLPAFLSAAQAVQPERQVGSEAGLHAALSRQQQAAHLRSLKNLQPADGLCDEPKVTLESLDLWNEFHKMGTEMVITKSGRRMFPPFKVKVDGLDKTSKYILLMDIVAVDDFRYKFHNSRWIVAGKADPEMPKRMYIHPDSPSNGEQWMSKPVAFHKLKLTNNISDKHGFITQLKIDNNPFAKGFRDTGNGRREKRNNALSISPPPEENKADCADSDDSWEQPRTGDPFRSPQESWRGTSVPNCEDENNTGSDSDIDRQGEDAGEGCGARTASSSRPMAKSDKKEPAMSRERFSMESESSQSCESQIQDGTPPMLAETQSSSSLTSTGHLQTAALSNSQQCLELGPPLLFHQGRLPMKTGAIHSTSMGHIFSSCSGLNDPEHGGVSSQNITSPSPFMLHLSQHVLVPQGLSLPPFGGLLAYPWSYLTSPAAMTPALPTGSTTSAFLRNRSFHSSLPWLRMSPYQIPAAAVASQKPSTATSNSTEFEQYKLYGQEKSPVSDNHNNSTARSEQTVSLKNVHVSSDGLQSLQNVVYDKSLSL, encoded by the exons ATGGCTTATTATCCTTTCCAAGCTCAGCGAGCGGCTGCCTTGCCGTTGCCAGCCTTTCTTTCGGCCGCGCAAGCGGTGCAGCCCGAGCGTCAGGTGGGCTCCGAGGCGGGGCTGCACGCGGCACTGAGCCGGCAGCAGCAGGCGGCCCACTTGCGCTCCCTGAAGAACCTTCAGCCTGCGGACGGCTTGTGCGACGAGCCCAAAGTCACGCTGGAATCGCTGGATTTATGGAACGAGTTCCACAAAATGGGGACGGAGATGGTTATTACCAAATCGGGAAG GAGGATGTTCCCACCCTTCAAAGTAAAGGTTGATGGACTCGATAAAACATCCAAATACATCCTGCTAATGGACATTGTCGCTGTTGATGACTTCCGTTACAAGTTCCACAACTCCCGCTGGATCGTCGCCGGAAAAGCCGACCCGGAGATGCCGAAGCGCATGTACATTCATCCTGACAGTCCGTCCAATGGGGAACAGTGGATGAGCAAGCCGGTGGCATTCCACAAACTCAAACTCACCAACAACATATCGGATAAACACGGATTT ATTACGCAGCTAAAGATTGACAACAACCCATTTGCCAAAGGATTCAGGGACACGGGAAACGGAAGACGAGAGAAGAG GAACAATGCTTTAAGCATCTCTCCGCCGCCGGAGGAGAACAAAGCAGACTGCGCTGATTCGGATGACTCGTGGGAACAGCCCAGAACCGGTGACCCGTTTCGCTCTCCTCAGGAATCGTGGCGTGGGACCTCCGTGCCAAACTGTGAAG ATGAGAACAACACCGGAAGCGATTCAGATATTGATCGACAGGGTGAGGATGCCGGCGAAGGCTGCGGCGCTCGGACTGCGTCTTCATCTCGGCCGATGGCGAAGAGCGACAAGAAGGAGCCAGCGATGTCGCGTGAGAGGTTCTCCATGGAGAGCGAGTCCTCGCAAAGCTGCGAGAGTCAAATACAAGACGGCACACCGCCTATGTTAGCGGAAACACAGAGCTCATCGTCGCTCACTAGTACTGGACATCTTCAGACTGCGGCTCTCTCAAACAGTCAGCAGTGTCTTGAGCTTGGACCACCTTTGCTGTTTCACCAGGGACGGTTGCCAATGAAGACAGGGGCTATTCACTCTACATCTATGGGACATATATTTTCCTCTTGCTCGGGATTAAATGACCCAGAACACGGAGGCGTATCTTCCCAAAACATCACCTCGCCATCTCCGTTCATGTTGCACCTGTCACAGCATGTGTTGGTGCCACAG GGGCTGTCACTACCACCCTTTGGAGGGTTGCTCGCATACCCGTGGAGCTACTTGACATCACCTGCTGCAATGACTCCAGCTCTCCCGACCGGTTCGACGACATCGGCCTTCCTAAGAAACCGCTCTTTTCACAGCTCCCTGCCGTGGTTGCGGATGAGCCCCTATCAAATCCCAGCTGCTGCCGTGGCGAGCCAAAAGCCGTCGACAGCAACTTCTAACTCAACTGAATTTGAGCAGTACAAACTGTACGGCCAAGAGAAAAGTCCAGTGTCTGATAATCACAACAATAGCACGGCCAGAAGCGAGCAGACtgtttcacttaaaaatgtTCACGTTTCCTCTGATGGACTCCAAAGCTTACAAAATGTTGTGTATGATAAATCACTTTCTCTCTAA
- the LOC133467600 gene encoding T-box transcription factor TBX2b-like isoform X3 gives MAYYPFQAQRAAALPLPAFLSAAQAVQPERQVGSEAGLHAALSRQQQAAHLRSLKNLQPADGLCDEPKVTLESLDLWNEFHKMGTEMVITKSGRRMFPPFKVKVDGLDKTSKYILLMDIVAVDDFRYKFHNSRWIVAGKADPEMPKRMYIHPDSPSNGEQWMSKPVAFHKLKLTNNISDKHGFTILNSMHKYQPRFHIVRANDIMKLPYSTFLTYVFPETEFVAVTAYQNEKITQLKIDNNPFAKGFRDTGNGRREKRNNALSISPPPEENKADCADSDDSWEQPRTGDPFRSPQESWRGTSVPNCEDENNTGSDSDIDRQGEDAGEGCGARTASSSRPMAKSDKKEPAMSRERFSMESESSQSCESQIQDGTPPMLAETQSSSSLTSTGHLQTAALSNSQQCLELGPPLLFHQGRLPMKTGAIHSTSMGHIFSSCSGLNDPEHGGVSSQNITSPSPFMLHLSQHVLVPQLKEVIEGTHFEDSDDIKMGVTTVLRKIPEESFQGCMKAGSVCSSPGAKYAVWI, from the exons ATGGCTTATTATCCTTTCCAAGCTCAGCGAGCGGCTGCCTTGCCGTTGCCAGCCTTTCTTTCGGCCGCGCAAGCGGTGCAGCCCGAGCGTCAGGTGGGCTCCGAGGCGGGGCTGCACGCGGCACTGAGCCGGCAGCAGCAGGCGGCCCACTTGCGCTCCCTGAAGAACCTTCAGCCTGCGGACGGCTTGTGCGACGAGCCCAAAGTCACGCTGGAATCGCTGGATTTATGGAACGAGTTCCACAAAATGGGGACGGAGATGGTTATTACCAAATCGGGAAG GAGGATGTTCCCACCCTTCAAAGTAAAGGTTGATGGACTCGATAAAACATCCAAATACATCCTGCTAATGGACATTGTCGCTGTTGATGACTTCCGTTACAAGTTCCACAACTCCCGCTGGATCGTCGCCGGAAAAGCCGACCCGGAGATGCCGAAGCGCATGTACATTCATCCTGACAGTCCGTCCAATGGGGAACAGTGGATGAGCAAGCCGGTGGCATTCCACAAACTCAAACTCACCAACAACATATCGGATAAACACGGATTT ACAATTCTGAATTCGATGCATAAATACCAGCCCAGGTTTCATATTGTGAGAGCCAACGACATCATGAAACTTCCATACAGCACATTCTTGACCTATGTTTTCCCGGAGACGGAGTTTGTTGCTGTCACCGCGTATCAAAATGAGAAG ATTACGCAGCTAAAGATTGACAACAACCCATTTGCCAAAGGATTCAGGGACACGGGAAACGGAAGACGAGAGAAGAG GAACAATGCTTTAAGCATCTCTCCGCCGCCGGAGGAGAACAAAGCAGACTGCGCTGATTCGGATGACTCGTGGGAACAGCCCAGAACCGGTGACCCGTTTCGCTCTCCTCAGGAATCGTGGCGTGGGACCTCCGTGCCAAACTGTGAAG ATGAGAACAACACCGGAAGCGATTCAGATATTGATCGACAGGGTGAGGATGCCGGCGAAGGCTGCGGCGCTCGGACTGCGTCTTCATCTCGGCCGATGGCGAAGAGCGACAAGAAGGAGCCAGCGATGTCGCGTGAGAGGTTCTCCATGGAGAGCGAGTCCTCGCAAAGCTGCGAGAGTCAAATACAAGACGGCACACCGCCTATGTTAGCGGAAACACAGAGCTCATCGTCGCTCACTAGTACTGGACATCTTCAGACTGCGGCTCTCTCAAACAGTCAGCAGTGTCTTGAGCTTGGACCACCTTTGCTGTTTCACCAGGGACGGTTGCCAATGAAGACAGGGGCTATTCACTCTACATCTATGGGACATATATTTTCCTCTTGCTCGGGATTAAATGACCCAGAACACGGAGGCGTATCTTCCCAAAACATCACCTCGCCATCTCCGTTCATGTTGCACCTGTCACAGCATGTGTTGGTGCCACAG CTCAAGGAGGTCATCGAGGGGACCCATTTTGAAGACAGCGACGACATCAAGATGGGCGTGACGACGGTGCTGCGGAAGAtcccggaagaatccttccaggggTGCATGAAGGCTGGGAGCGTGTGCTCGAGTCCAGgggcaaaatatgcagtttggatttga
- the LOC133467600 gene encoding T-box transcription factor TBX2b-like isoform X1 yields MAYYPFQAQRAAALPLPAFLSAAQAVQPERQVGSEAGLHAALSRQQQAAHLRSLKNLQPADGLCDEPKVTLESLDLWNEFHKMGTEMVITKSGRRMFPPFKVKVDGLDKTSKYILLMDIVAVDDFRYKFHNSRWIVAGKADPEMPKRMYIHPDSPSNGEQWMSKPVAFHKLKLTNNISDKHGFTILNSMHKYQPRFHIVRANDIMKLPYSTFLTYVFPETEFVAVTAYQNEKITQLKIDNNPFAKGFRDTGNGRREKRNNALSISPPPEENKADCADSDDSWEQPRTGDPFRSPQESWRGTSVPNCEDENNTGSDSDIDRQGEDAGEGCGARTASSSRPMAKSDKKEPAMSRERFSMESESSQSCESQIQDGTPPMLAETQSSSSLTSTGHLQTAALSNSQQCLELGPPLLFHQGRLPMKTGAIHSTSMGHIFSSCSGLNDPEHGGVSSQNITSPSPFMLHLSQHVLVPQGLSLPPFGGLLAYPWSYLTSPAAMTPALPTGSTTSAFLRNRSFHSSLPWLRMSPYQIPAAAVASQKPSTATSNSTEFEQYKLYGQEKSPVSDNHNNSTARSEQTVSLKNVHVSSDGLQSLQNVVYDKSLSL; encoded by the exons ATGGCTTATTATCCTTTCCAAGCTCAGCGAGCGGCTGCCTTGCCGTTGCCAGCCTTTCTTTCGGCCGCGCAAGCGGTGCAGCCCGAGCGTCAGGTGGGCTCCGAGGCGGGGCTGCACGCGGCACTGAGCCGGCAGCAGCAGGCGGCCCACTTGCGCTCCCTGAAGAACCTTCAGCCTGCGGACGGCTTGTGCGACGAGCCCAAAGTCACGCTGGAATCGCTGGATTTATGGAACGAGTTCCACAAAATGGGGACGGAGATGGTTATTACCAAATCGGGAAG GAGGATGTTCCCACCCTTCAAAGTAAAGGTTGATGGACTCGATAAAACATCCAAATACATCCTGCTAATGGACATTGTCGCTGTTGATGACTTCCGTTACAAGTTCCACAACTCCCGCTGGATCGTCGCCGGAAAAGCCGACCCGGAGATGCCGAAGCGCATGTACATTCATCCTGACAGTCCGTCCAATGGGGAACAGTGGATGAGCAAGCCGGTGGCATTCCACAAACTCAAACTCACCAACAACATATCGGATAAACACGGATTT ACAATTCTGAATTCGATGCATAAATACCAGCCCAGGTTTCATATTGTGAGAGCCAACGACATCATGAAACTTCCATACAGCACATTCTTGACCTATGTTTTCCCGGAGACGGAGTTTGTTGCTGTCACCGCGTATCAAAATGAGAAG ATTACGCAGCTAAAGATTGACAACAACCCATTTGCCAAAGGATTCAGGGACACGGGAAACGGAAGACGAGAGAAGAG GAACAATGCTTTAAGCATCTCTCCGCCGCCGGAGGAGAACAAAGCAGACTGCGCTGATTCGGATGACTCGTGGGAACAGCCCAGAACCGGTGACCCGTTTCGCTCTCCTCAGGAATCGTGGCGTGGGACCTCCGTGCCAAACTGTGAAG ATGAGAACAACACCGGAAGCGATTCAGATATTGATCGACAGGGTGAGGATGCCGGCGAAGGCTGCGGCGCTCGGACTGCGTCTTCATCTCGGCCGATGGCGAAGAGCGACAAGAAGGAGCCAGCGATGTCGCGTGAGAGGTTCTCCATGGAGAGCGAGTCCTCGCAAAGCTGCGAGAGTCAAATACAAGACGGCACACCGCCTATGTTAGCGGAAACACAGAGCTCATCGTCGCTCACTAGTACTGGACATCTTCAGACTGCGGCTCTCTCAAACAGTCAGCAGTGTCTTGAGCTTGGACCACCTTTGCTGTTTCACCAGGGACGGTTGCCAATGAAGACAGGGGCTATTCACTCTACATCTATGGGACATATATTTTCCTCTTGCTCGGGATTAAATGACCCAGAACACGGAGGCGTATCTTCCCAAAACATCACCTCGCCATCTCCGTTCATGTTGCACCTGTCACAGCATGTGTTGGTGCCACAG GGGCTGTCACTACCACCCTTTGGAGGGTTGCTCGCATACCCGTGGAGCTACTTGACATCACCTGCTGCAATGACTCCAGCTCTCCCGACCGGTTCGACGACATCGGCCTTCCTAAGAAACCGCTCTTTTCACAGCTCCCTGCCGTGGTTGCGGATGAGCCCCTATCAAATCCCAGCTGCTGCCGTGGCGAGCCAAAAGCCGTCGACAGCAACTTCTAACTCAACTGAATTTGAGCAGTACAAACTGTACGGCCAAGAGAAAAGTCCAGTGTCTGATAATCACAACAATAGCACGGCCAGAAGCGAGCAGACtgtttcacttaaaaatgtTCACGTTTCCTCTGATGGACTCCAAAGCTTACAAAATGTTGTGTATGATAAATCACTTTCTCTCTAA